In a genomic window of Cystobacter fuscus DSM 2262:
- a CDS encoding lysophospholipid acyltransferase family protein has product MDTLVERPPLTKRLKRFLRYLLVRAALALVGALPLGFARWLGAGFGRLAFALAGGERRKALKSLARAFPEKSDAERHSLARASFRHLGMAAFEVGATSSMDRQLDRLVRWEDADRRVLDAALARGKGVVFVSGHVGNWELLARRVSRAGYPSQSIAKETTDPRLTALVGRFRELGGVRSIWRGQEGAARAMLRALKAGEILGLLIDQDTRVQSLFVPFFGELAATPRAAADLALRTGAAVVVGFCQREREGYRLWMEEVAWRAGTDREADALALTAALSERIEAAIRRAPEQWVWMHQRWKTRPPPAS; this is encoded by the coding sequence ATGGACACGCTCGTGGAGCGTCCTCCCCTAACAAAGCGCCTCAAGCGCTTCCTCCGCTACCTCCTCGTGCGCGCCGCCCTCGCCCTGGTGGGAGCCCTGCCGCTCGGTTTCGCCCGGTGGCTCGGCGCGGGCTTCGGCCGCCTCGCCTTCGCCCTGGCCGGGGGGGAGCGGCGCAAGGCCTTGAAGTCCCTCGCCCGCGCCTTCCCGGAGAAGTCCGACGCGGAGCGTCATTCGCTCGCCCGCGCCTCCTTCCGCCACCTGGGCATGGCCGCCTTCGAGGTGGGGGCCACTTCGTCCATGGATCGACAGTTGGATCGGCTGGTGCGCTGGGAGGACGCGGATCGGCGCGTGCTCGACGCGGCGCTCGCCCGGGGCAAGGGAGTGGTTTTCGTCTCGGGGCACGTGGGCAACTGGGAGCTGTTGGCGCGGCGGGTGTCGCGCGCGGGCTACCCGAGTCAGAGCATCGCCAAGGAGACGACGGACCCGCGTCTCACCGCGCTCGTCGGACGCTTCCGGGAACTGGGCGGGGTGCGCAGCATCTGGCGCGGCCAGGAGGGCGCGGCGCGCGCCATGCTGCGCGCGCTCAAGGCGGGGGAGATTCTCGGGCTGCTCATCGACCAGGACACGCGGGTGCAGTCGCTCTTCGTGCCCTTCTTCGGGGAGCTGGCGGCCACGCCCCGGGCGGCGGCGGACCTGGCGCTGCGCACGGGCGCGGCGGTGGTGGTGGGCTTCTGCCAGCGCGAGCGCGAGGGCTACCGCTTGTGGATGGAGGAGGTGGCGTGGCGGGCGGGGACGGACCGCGAGGCGGACGCCCTGGCGCTCACCGCGGCGCTCTCCGAGCGCATCGAGGCCGCCATCCGCCGTGCTCCCGAGCAATGGGTGTGGATGCACCAGCGCTGGAAGACCCGGCCTCCCCCGGCCTCCTGA
- a CDS encoding DUF1304 domain-containing protein, whose product MSLLAVLFVGLVAAIHVYIVVLEMFLWTKPRGMKVFRTEPAYAAQTATLAANQGLYNGFLAAGLVWGLVAAEPVAFQAKVFFLACVMVAGLYGAATVSRRILFVQTVPAAIALVLVVLARA is encoded by the coding sequence ATGAGTCTGCTCGCCGTGCTGTTCGTGGGACTGGTCGCCGCCATCCATGTCTACATCGTGGTGCTGGAGATGTTTCTCTGGACGAAGCCCCGGGGGATGAAGGTGTTCAGGACGGAGCCGGCCTACGCCGCGCAGACGGCGACGCTCGCCGCCAACCAGGGGCTGTACAACGGCTTCCTCGCCGCGGGCCTCGTCTGGGGCCTGGTGGCCGCGGAGCCGGTGGCCTTCCAGGCCAAGGTCTTCTTCCTGGCGTGCGTGATGGTGGCGGGCCTGTACGGCGCGGCCACGGTGAGCCGGCGCATCCTCTTCGTGCAGACGGTGCCCGCGGCCATCGCGCTGGTGCTGGTGGTGCTCGCGCGCGCGTGA
- a CDS encoding winged helix-turn-helix transcriptional regulator has translation MPKKEAGPRVCSMADALEVVGEKWSLLVVREVFYGVRRFEGIAQNTGAPRDVLTARLRKLSEAGVLRRVQYSERPARSEYHLTEAGLDLAPTLLSLLQWGRRWTSDVPATPGALVHDCGEPLHTVLTCRACGRRVTGTDLSIHQIPIRPVEPR, from the coding sequence ATGCCGAAGAAGGAGGCCGGTCCTCGGGTGTGCTCGATGGCCGATGCGCTGGAAGTGGTGGGAGAGAAGTGGTCGCTGCTGGTGGTGCGCGAGGTGTTCTACGGCGTGCGGCGCTTCGAGGGCATCGCCCAGAACACCGGGGCGCCGCGGGACGTGCTCACCGCGCGGCTGCGCAAGCTGTCGGAGGCGGGCGTGCTGCGCCGGGTGCAGTACTCGGAGCGGCCCGCGAGGAGCGAGTACCACCTCACCGAGGCCGGGTTGGATCTGGCGCCCACGCTGCTCAGCCTGCTGCAGTGGGGGCGGCGGTGGACGTCGGACGTGCCCGCCACGCCGGGTGCGCTCGTGCATGACTGCGGGGAGCCGCTGCACACGGTGTTGACGTGCCGCGCATGCGGGCGCCGCGTCACCGGGACGGACCTGAGCATCCATCAGATACCCATCCGTCCCGTGGAGCCGCGGTGA
- a CDS encoding serine/threonine-protein kinase, translating to MSHRDEAMPPPVPHGEEKTETEPMLASTGVAPVEQAPREPLPARPPRQVGRFLLLKQLGQGGMGVVYAAYDPDLDRKVALKLWLVKDEGTDLEEGRARLVHEAQAMARVSHPHVIPVFEVGSWEDQVFVAMELVEGGTLREWLRERPRSWREVLEKYVAAGKGLAAAHAAGLVHRDFKPANVLVGHNGRVYVTDFGLARRDARFTPSRGLTQEALPLPRPVSVLRRSLTQEGMVHGTPHYMSPEQTRGDAVDARSDQFSFCAALYLALYNTRPFDPEEMARAAAHRGASPSIIQEPPRGVKVPVWVRRAVMRGLSLEPGARFASMDALLGALSQERRLTRWRWLGVGALMGLALVAVGSAAVWRSRLCTGAERQMAEVWGAPERQRVEAAFEKAGGPAAGQMFRRASAVLDTYAVAWSRQSTEACEATRLRDERTELLLSQQVVCLELRRESLRALVKVLGEVDARGVEKSLDAVYALPAPSDCANVGTLSEQQPRPVDPSRRADLERLETRVAELKALLDVSRYPAALEEAEALAPRVVASGHLPLLAEMRLHQGWLLALMGRTQEGASLLEQAVYDAAAGRADRLQVSILNKLLFVTGQLEHYADAERWGRLGEAMVRRLGGDTLLESDLLMNRAHLALWQEKPQQARVLLERSLALLGGLPPGHPKRARVTYTLGRALLDLGETRRAVDMLEEALRQMEAAVGPRHLELAWFHGELSRALRENAEPARALEHARFAADLYRSSSVDPLSLADALDSQGMCLLALERNEDALHVFREALGLKLQNLPPEDGELQSSYDGVGQALLALGRTREAIAILRRAGTFENVPEKVLGGTGFVLAQALWRDGRVKEAQLEAARALERFTRAGSSQRAAEVKSWMGMLAR from the coding sequence ATGTCCCATCGCGACGAAGCCATGCCCCCACCCGTGCCGCACGGAGAGGAGAAGACCGAGACGGAGCCGATGCTGGCCTCCACCGGGGTTGCGCCCGTGGAGCAGGCTCCGCGAGAGCCGCTCCCCGCGAGGCCGCCGCGGCAGGTGGGCCGCTTCCTGCTGCTCAAGCAGTTGGGACAGGGCGGCATGGGCGTGGTGTACGCGGCGTATGATCCAGACCTGGATCGCAAGGTGGCCCTCAAGCTGTGGCTCGTGAAGGACGAGGGCACGGACCTGGAGGAGGGCAGGGCGCGGTTGGTGCACGAGGCCCAGGCCATGGCCCGTGTCTCCCATCCCCACGTCATCCCCGTCTTCGAGGTGGGCTCCTGGGAGGATCAGGTCTTCGTGGCCATGGAGCTGGTGGAGGGGGGCACGCTGCGCGAGTGGCTGCGCGAGCGGCCGCGCTCCTGGCGCGAGGTGTTGGAGAAGTACGTCGCGGCGGGCAAGGGCCTGGCGGCCGCGCACGCGGCGGGACTGGTCCACCGCGACTTCAAGCCCGCCAACGTCCTGGTGGGCCACAACGGCCGCGTCTACGTCACCGACTTCGGCCTGGCCCGGCGCGATGCCCGCTTCACTCCCTCGCGGGGACTGACCCAGGAGGCGCTGCCGCTGCCCAGGCCGGTGTCGGTGCTGCGGCGGTCGCTCACCCAGGAGGGCATGGTGCATGGGACGCCGCACTACATGTCACCGGAGCAGACGCGGGGGGACGCGGTGGACGCGCGCTCGGACCAGTTCAGCTTCTGCGCCGCGCTGTACCTGGCGCTGTACAACACACGCCCCTTCGATCCCGAGGAGATGGCCCGGGCCGCGGCGCACCGGGGGGCCTCGCCGTCCATCATCCAGGAGCCGCCGCGCGGGGTGAAGGTGCCCGTCTGGGTGCGGCGCGCGGTGATGCGAGGATTGTCGCTCGAGCCCGGTGCGCGCTTCGCCTCCATGGATGCGCTGCTGGGGGCGCTCTCCCAGGAGCGGCGGCTGACGCGGTGGCGCTGGCTGGGCGTGGGGGCCCTGATGGGACTGGCGCTCGTGGCGGTGGGGAGCGCGGCCGTCTGGCGCTCCCGGCTGTGCACGGGCGCCGAGCGGCAGATGGCGGAGGTGTGGGGCGCGCCGGAGCGTCAACGGGTGGAGGCCGCCTTCGAGAAGGCCGGGGGCCCCGCGGCGGGGCAGATGTTCCGCCGGGCCTCGGCGGTGCTCGATACGTACGCCGTGGCGTGGTCCCGGCAGAGCACCGAGGCCTGTGAGGCCACGCGCCTGCGCGATGAGCGCACGGAGCTCCTGTTGTCCCAGCAGGTGGTGTGCCTGGAGCTGCGGCGCGAGAGCCTGCGCGCGCTCGTGAAGGTGCTGGGAGAGGTGGACGCCCGGGGCGTGGAGAAGTCGCTGGACGCGGTGTACGCGCTGCCCGCTCCCTCGGATTGCGCGAACGTGGGGACGCTGTCCGAGCAGCAGCCCCGGCCCGTGGATCCCTCCCGGCGCGCGGATCTCGAGCGGTTGGAAACGCGGGTGGCCGAGCTCAAGGCCCTGCTCGACGTGAGCCGTTACCCGGCGGCGCTCGAGGAGGCCGAGGCGCTCGCACCGCGCGTGGTGGCCAGCGGCCATCTGCCCCTGCTGGCGGAGATGCGCTTGCATCAGGGTTGGCTCCTGGCGCTCATGGGCAGGACGCAGGAGGGCGCCTCGCTGCTGGAGCAGGCCGTGTATGACGCCGCGGCGGGAAGGGCGGACCGCCTGCAGGTGTCCATCCTCAACAAGCTGCTCTTCGTGACGGGGCAGTTGGAGCACTACGCGGACGCGGAGCGCTGGGGCCGGCTGGGCGAGGCGATGGTGCGACGGCTCGGCGGAGACACGCTCCTGGAGAGCGACTTGCTGATGAACCGCGCCCACCTGGCCCTCTGGCAGGAGAAGCCCCAGCAGGCGCGTGTCTTGTTGGAGCGGTCGCTGGCGCTGCTGGGAGGGCTGCCGCCCGGGCATCCGAAGCGGGCGCGCGTGACGTACACGCTCGGGCGGGCGCTGTTGGACCTGGGCGAGACGCGGCGGGCGGTGGACATGTTGGAGGAAGCGCTGCGGCAGATGGAAGCGGCGGTGGGCCCGCGGCACCTGGAGCTGGCGTGGTTTCACGGAGAGCTGTCGCGCGCGCTGCGCGAGAACGCGGAGCCGGCACGCGCCCTGGAGCACGCGCGTTTCGCGGCGGACCTCTACCGCTCCTCCTCGGTGGATCCGCTGTCGCTGGCCGATGCCCTGGATTCGCAGGGCATGTGCCTGCTGGCCCTGGAGCGCAACGAGGACGCCCTGCATGTCTTCCGCGAGGCGCTCGGACTCAAGCTCCAGAACCTGCCGCCCGAGGACGGCGAGTTGCAGTCCTCCTATGACGGAGTCGGCCAGGCGCTGCTGGCCCTGGGCCGCACGCGCGAGGCCATCGCCATCCTGCGGCGCGCCGGCACCTTCGAGAACGTGCCCGAGAAGGTCCTCGGTGGCACGGGGTTCGTCCTGGCCCAGGCGTTGTGGCGCGACGGCCGCGTCAAGGAGGCCCAGCTCGAGGCGGCCCGGGCCCTCGAGCGCTTCACCCGGGCGGGCAGTTCCCAGCGCGCGGCCGAGGTGAAGTCATGGATGGGGATGCTCGCGCGCTGA
- a CDS encoding LysR family transcriptional regulator, which produces MKDVGCYFTFAEVVRTGSFTAAARVLGVTKATVSKQVMHLENMLGMRLLHRTTRKLSPTAEGEALYARCRRMAEELEAAEAEAMNLRSKPRGRLRVSVPMTFGLVHIVPAVPEFLNRHPEIEFDLQLDDRVVDLVEQGFDMSVRIAELPDSSLTARKIASSRRVVCATPEYLKRHGTPRKPEELRQHRCLQYTYLASGTTWRLSGHGEDFLVPVGGPLQANSSLALKAAVLANIGIGQFPLFVVFEELSSGRLVAVLEDYTLPRLTIWAVHASGRTVTPKVRAWVDFLVRRFEKETGWSDGPGGSAREHPHP; this is translated from the coding sequence ATGAAGGACGTGGGGTGTTACTTCACCTTCGCGGAGGTCGTGCGAACCGGAAGTTTCACAGCCGCCGCCCGAGTGCTTGGGGTCACCAAGGCAACGGTCAGCAAGCAGGTGATGCACCTGGAGAACATGCTGGGCATGCGGCTGCTGCACCGCACGACGCGCAAGCTGTCCCCCACGGCCGAGGGCGAGGCGTTGTACGCGCGCTGCCGGCGCATGGCCGAGGAGCTGGAGGCGGCGGAGGCCGAGGCCATGAACCTGCGCAGCAAGCCCCGGGGCCGGCTGCGCGTGAGCGTGCCCATGACGTTCGGTCTGGTGCATATCGTCCCGGCCGTACCGGAGTTCCTCAACCGCCATCCGGAGATCGAGTTCGATCTCCAGCTCGATGACCGCGTGGTGGATCTCGTCGAGCAGGGCTTCGACATGTCGGTGCGGATCGCCGAGCTGCCGGACTCGTCCCTCACCGCCAGGAAGATCGCCAGCAGCCGCCGCGTGGTGTGCGCGACGCCCGAGTACCTCAAGCGCCACGGCACGCCGCGCAAGCCCGAGGAATTGCGCCAGCACCGGTGTCTGCAATACACCTATCTCGCCTCGGGAACGACATGGCGGCTGAGCGGCCACGGGGAGGACTTCCTCGTCCCGGTGGGAGGACCGCTGCAGGCCAACAGCAGTCTGGCCCTCAAGGCCGCGGTGCTCGCGAACATCGGGATTGGCCAGTTCCCCCTGTTCGTGGTCTTCGAGGAGCTGAGCAGCGGCCGGCTGGTTGCCGTGCTCGAGGACTACACGCTCCCGCGTCTGACCATCTGGGCCGTTCACGCCTCGGGACGCACCGTCACGCCGAAGGTCCGCGCGTGGGTGGACTTCCTGGTACGTCGCTTCGAGAAGGAGACGGGCTGGAGCGACGGGCCCGGCGGTTCAGCGCGCGAGCATCCCCATCCATGA
- a CDS encoding luciferase domain-containing protein produces MTSKRWVFAVVAALLLPLAACTSATREPSVEQEFPSAPATRGVLLETAFRLGRRPGPAPEVSDAPPGTPLAHRQLSQQSPRDMQEALFARAAALADVVVAPSGISVPGARAFWLRPEAVLGPRAAFQVGTEFAHIHPAHDGSLHMKFPPGVAEKVYQQGWGAPHPRSGTPMVFGPRDAAELEVVWQLLLRSYVWAREGQAVDVQVD; encoded by the coding sequence ATGACCTCAAAGAGGTGGGTGTTCGCCGTCGTCGCGGCTCTGCTGCTTCCGCTGGCGGCCTGCACCTCGGCCACGCGCGAGCCCTCCGTCGAGCAGGAGTTCCCCTCCGCTCCCGCCACGCGGGGGGTCCTCCTGGAGACGGCCTTCCGCCTGGGCAGACGGCCGGGGCCGGCACCCGAGGTCAGTGACGCGCCGCCCGGAACCCCGCTCGCGCACCGGCAGCTCAGCCAGCAGTCCCCCAGGGACATGCAGGAGGCGCTCTTCGCCCGGGCCGCGGCCCTGGCGGATGTCGTGGTGGCACCCAGCGGAATCTCGGTCCCGGGCGCTCGTGCCTTCTGGCTCCGGCCCGAGGCGGTCCTCGGGCCCCGTGCGGCCTTCCAGGTGGGAACCGAGTTCGCTCACATCCACCCGGCGCACGATGGAAGCCTTCACATGAAGTTTCCTCCCGGCGTGGCGGAGAAGGTGTACCAGCAGGGCTGGGGCGCGCCTCATCCCCGCTCCGGGACTCCCATGGTCTTCGGGCCACGGGACGCGGCCGAGCTCGAGGTGGTGTGGCAACTGCTGTTGCGCTCCTACGTCTGGGCCCGTGAGGGTCAGGCCGTGGACGTCCAGGTCGATTGA
- a CDS encoding NAD-dependent epimerase/dehydratase family protein, whose translation MKILVTGATGYIGSAVAGALAKAGHQVKGLARSDDAKRKLESLAIQPVRGDLTDAAGLSALVQDFDAIVWTATANSEAVDAPAVAAVLDKLAGTGKTFLYTSGVWVHGGTRGGVADEDSPLNAAELVAWRPAVEKRVLATQGIRGIVIRPGIVYGRGGGIPGMLGSSAREGGAARFVGTGENHWPVVFIDDLADLYVRAVERASAGTTLLAVQGPSFKVKEIAAAASEGAGAGGKTVAWPLEEARTQFGAFADALALDQKFSARRAEQSLGWAPRGPSIIEELRSGSYAQR comes from the coding sequence ATGAAGATTCTGGTCACTGGAGCAACGGGTTACATCGGCTCGGCCGTCGCCGGAGCGCTCGCCAAGGCCGGCCATCAGGTCAAGGGACTCGCCCGCTCCGACGACGCGAAGCGCAAGCTCGAGTCGCTGGCCATCCAGCCCGTGCGGGGTGACCTCACGGATGCGGCGGGCCTGTCCGCCCTCGTGCAGGACTTCGACGCGATCGTCTGGACCGCCACCGCGAACAGCGAGGCCGTGGACGCGCCCGCGGTCGCGGCGGTGCTCGACAAGCTGGCGGGCACGGGCAAGACCTTCCTCTACACGAGCGGCGTCTGGGTGCATGGTGGCACGCGCGGCGGCGTGGCGGATGAGGACAGCCCGCTCAACGCGGCCGAGCTCGTCGCCTGGCGTCCGGCCGTGGAGAAGCGGGTGCTCGCCACGCAGGGCATCCGGGGCATCGTCATCCGCCCGGGCATCGTCTACGGACGCGGGGGCGGCATCCCCGGGATGCTCGGCTCGTCCGCGCGTGAGGGGGGCGCCGCGCGCTTCGTGGGCACCGGGGAGAACCACTGGCCGGTGGTCTTCATCGATGATCTCGCGGACCTGTACGTGCGCGCCGTCGAGCGGGCGTCCGCGGGCACCACCCTCCTGGCCGTCCAGGGCCCCTCCTTCAAGGTGAAGGAGATCGCCGCCGCGGCGAGCGAGGGCGCCGGGGCGGGAGGCAAGACGGTTGCCTGGCCCCTGGAGGAGGCCCGGACGCAGTTCGGCGCGTTCGCCGATGCGCTGGCGCTCGACCAGAAGTTCTCCGCCCGCCGGGCGGAGCAGTCCCTGGGCTGGGCGCCCCGTGGACCCAGCATCATCGAGGAGCTGCGCAGCGGCTCCTACGCCCAGCGCTGA
- a CDS encoding YceI family protein, giving the protein MKQSLKSAVAALVLASPSFAFATEYDIDAAHSSAQFAVKHMMVSNVRGSFSKVTGSANIDEKDITKSTIEASIDATTFNTNDTARDEHMRGPEFFDTAKYPALTFKSTKVEKAGKNLKVSGQLTMHGVTKPVVLDVEGFTTESKDPWGNFKRGGTATTKINRKDFGLSWNKVLETGGVAVGEEVSITIDLQLTKKQAPAKAATDTK; this is encoded by the coding sequence ATGAAGCAGTCCCTGAAGTCCGCCGTCGCCGCCCTGGTGCTCGCCTCCCCGTCGTTCGCCTTCGCCACCGAGTACGACATCGACGCGGCCCACTCGAGCGCCCAGTTCGCCGTGAAGCACATGATGGTGTCCAACGTGCGCGGCTCCTTCTCGAAGGTGACGGGCAGCGCCAACATCGACGAGAAGGACATCACCAAGTCCACCATCGAGGCGAGCATCGACGCCACGACCTTCAACACCAACGACACCGCCCGGGATGAGCACATGCGCGGCCCGGAGTTCTTCGACACCGCGAAGTATCCCGCCCTCACCTTCAAGTCGACGAAGGTGGAGAAGGCGGGCAAGAACCTGAAGGTGTCCGGCCAGCTCACCATGCACGGCGTGACCAAGCCGGTGGTGCTGGACGTGGAGGGCTTCACCACCGAGTCGAAGGATCCCTGGGGGAACTTCAAGCGCGGCGGCACGGCCACCACGAAGATCAACCGCAAGGACTTCGGCCTGAGCTGGAACAAGGTGCTGGAGACGGGCGGCGTGGCGGTGGGCGAGGAGGTCTCCATCACCATCGACCTGCAGCTCACGAAGAAGCAGGCGCCGGCCAAGGCGGCCACCGACACCAAGTAG
- a CDS encoding pirin family protein — protein MSATAVSLPPESRRVMLRRAQDRGHANFGWLDARFSFSFASYQDPAHENFGPLRALNEDVILPGTGFGPHGHSDMEIVLYPLSGVIEHRDSLGTHALVRPGDVQRMSAGHGIMHSQMNASQSKLDHHLQIWLLPSVSGLPPSVEQAHFDDAAKHNRFCLIASPDRQDGSVKLHQDARISAAIMEPGIRLSRELAAGRGGYLHVARGRLEARPEGEQPVLLRAGDALKLVETPSVELVAEEVTEVLFFDLPLSPQG, from the coding sequence ATGAGCGCCACCGCTGTTTCCCTTCCTCCTGAGTCGCGGCGGGTGATGCTGCGGCGCGCGCAGGACCGTGGACACGCCAATTTCGGCTGGCTCGACGCGCGCTTCAGCTTCTCGTTCGCCTCGTACCAGGATCCGGCGCATGAGAATTTTGGCCCACTGCGCGCGCTGAATGAGGATGTGATTCTTCCGGGCACCGGCTTTGGCCCTCATGGCCATAGCGACATGGAAATCGTGCTGTATCCGCTGTCCGGCGTCATCGAGCACCGTGACAGCCTGGGCACTCACGCCCTCGTACGCCCCGGCGACGTGCAGCGCATGAGTGCCGGCCATGGCATCATGCACAGCCAGATGAACGCATCACAGAGCAAGCTGGATCACCACCTGCAGATCTGGCTCCTTCCCTCCGTGAGCGGTCTGCCGCCCAGCGTCGAGCAGGCGCACTTCGACGACGCCGCCAAACACAATCGCTTCTGTCTGATCGCGTCGCCAGACCGTCAGGACGGCTCGGTCAAGCTGCATCAGGATGCGCGCATTTCCGCCGCGATCATGGAGCCCGGCATCCGTCTTTCCCGCGAACTGGCGGCGGGACGTGGTGGCTATCTGCACGTGGCCCGGGGTCGGCTGGAGGCTCGTCCCGAGGGAGAGCAGCCGGTGCTCTTGCGCGCGGGCGATGCGCTGAAGCTGGTGGAGACTCCCTCCGTGGAGCTCGTGGCGGAAGAGGTGACCGAGGTGCTGTTCTTCGATCTCCCCCTGTCGCCCCAGGGATGA